CGAACGCCAGCACCACGTTGTTGCCGCCGAGCCCGAACGAGTTGCTCAGCGCGTAGCGGTAGTTGTCGCGGCGCGGTTGATCGGTCACGACGTCGAGGTCGATCGCGGGATCGGGATTCTTCACGTTGAGCGTGGGCGGCACGACGCCGTCGCGCAGCGTCTGCACGGTCAGCACGGCCTCCACCGCGCCCGCGGACCCCAGCGAGTGGCCCAGCGCGGCCTTCGGCGCGTACACCGCGGGCTGGTGGTCACCGAGCACGTTGTGGATCGCGCGGGCCTCGGCGAGATCGCCGAAGTCGGTGCCGGTGGCGTGCGCGTTGATGTGGTCGATGTCGCGCGGGGTGAGCCCGGCCAGTTCGATGGCCCGGCTGATCGCGTCGCCGGCCACCTGCCCGTCCGGATCGGGTTTGACGACGTCATAGCAGTCGTTGGTGATGCCGACGCCCATCAGACGCGCCAGGATGGGCGCGCCGCGGGCCTTGGCGTGCTCCTCGGTCTCGACGAGCATCAACGCCCCGCCCTCGCCGAGCACCATGCCGTCGCGGTCCTTGTCGAACGGGCGGCAGGCCGCCGGTGGGTCGTCGTTGTACGTCGAGAGCATGCCCAGCTGGCTGAACGCGCCCACCGGCACGGCCTCGATCCAGGTCTCCACACCGCCGCAGATCGCGACGTCGGCGTCGCCGAGGATGATTTCGCGCCACGCGTGCGCGATGGCTGCGGCGCCGGAGGCGTCGGCCATGATCGGGCTCATGATGCCTGCCTTGGCCTTGCGGTCCAGCCCCACGGCGGCCGCGGGCGCGTTGGGCATGTACTTCTGGATCGCCGTCGGCGGCACGGCCCGCAGCCCCTTGGTCTTCCACAGGTCGTACTGCAGGATGAGTTCCTCGGTGGTGCCCAGCGCCATGCCGATCGAGACCATCAGCCGCGTGGTGTCGATCTCGGGGTTGCCCGCGGCCTCCCACAGCCGGCGCCCCAGAATCGTCGACATCTGCCCCATATACGAAAGCCGGTGCTGTTCA
This region of Mycolicibacterium goodii genomic DNA includes:
- a CDS encoding KasA/KasB family beta-ketoacyl-ACP synthase is translated as MVAKTTGNGLPDVVVTAVASTTALAPHAEDTWKLLLEGRSGIRALDKPFVEEFDSPVRIGGQLTETFADKLGRVEQHRLSYMGQMSTILGRRLWEAAGNPEIDTTRLMVSIGMALGTTEELILQYDLWKTKGLRAVPPTAIQKYMPNAPAAAVGLDRKAKAGIMSPIMADASGAAAIAHAWREIILGDADVAICGGVETWIEAVPVGAFSQLGMLSTYNDDPPAACRPFDKDRDGMVLGEGGALMLVETEEHAKARGAPILARLMGVGITNDCYDVVKPDPDGQVAGDAISRAIELAGLTPRDIDHINAHATGTDFGDLAEARAIHNVLGDHQPAVYAPKAALGHSLGSAGAVEAVLTVQTLRDGVVPPTLNVKNPDPAIDLDVVTDQPRRDNYRYALSNSFGLGGNNVVLAFGAA